The Caulifigura coniformis genome includes a region encoding these proteins:
- a CDS encoding GNAT family N-acetyltransferase codes for MLSYRTFQNADPPRILQLWGDSGLGRAAIQSRSTEPFEISNYAQPYFDPQGLILACDGDRVVGMAHGGFGTKADQSGLDQSVGVICAVVVHPEYRRRGIGRELVSRVEEYLRQRGSETLYAGPSLMNDPFYFGLYGGSRPSGFFESDPLAMPFLTAVGYEAVEKHGIFIREMLSGKDPTSAKVVMNRRQTYLEVSEKPQRPTWWWFTRFGRLDCLQYQLKFKKSQETVAVLTAVGLDQYIPVWNQRAIGLVDLVVTAEYRGQGFGMTLLIEVIRQLRQDLAGCAEIHSPETNESAMRAVSGAGFERVDTGIVYRRRESP; via the coding sequence GTGCTCAGCTATCGCACGTTTCAAAATGCCGATCCTCCCCGCATCCTGCAGTTGTGGGGTGACAGCGGTCTGGGACGGGCAGCGATCCAGAGCCGCTCGACCGAGCCGTTCGAGATCTCGAACTACGCGCAGCCCTATTTCGATCCGCAGGGGCTGATCCTCGCCTGCGATGGAGATCGCGTCGTGGGGATGGCTCACGGCGGCTTCGGGACGAAGGCCGACCAATCTGGGCTCGACCAGTCCGTGGGTGTGATCTGCGCGGTGGTCGTGCATCCCGAGTATCGCCGACGGGGAATCGGACGCGAACTCGTGAGCCGGGTCGAGGAGTACCTGCGGCAGCGGGGGAGCGAGACGCTGTACGCCGGCCCGTCGTTGATGAACGACCCGTTCTATTTCGGCCTGTACGGCGGATCGCGGCCTTCGGGATTCTTCGAGAGCGATCCGCTCGCGATGCCGTTCTTGACCGCGGTCGGCTACGAGGCCGTCGAGAAACACGGGATCTTCATCCGCGAGATGCTCTCGGGAAAGGATCCGACGTCGGCGAAGGTGGTGATGAACCGCCGGCAGACGTACCTGGAGGTGTCGGAGAAGCCGCAGCGGCCGACGTGGTGGTGGTTCACGCGCTTCGGTCGTCTGGACTGCCTGCAGTACCAGCTGAAGTTCAAGAAGTCGCAGGAGACGGTGGCCGTACTGACGGCCGTGGGTCTTGACCAGTACATCCCGGTCTGGAATCAGCGCGCGATCGGGCTGGTGGACCTGGTGGTGACTGCCGAATACCGCGGCCAGGGGTTCGGGATGACGCTGCTGATCGAGGTGATCCGGCAGCTGCGTCAGGATCTGGCTGGCTGCGCGGAAATTCACTCGCCAGAGACGAATGAATCGGCGATGCGCGCCGTGAGCGGCGCGGGGTTTGAGCGCGTGGACACCGGGATCGTCTATCGCAGGCGAGAAAGCCCTTAG
- a CDS encoding alpha/beta hydrolase family protein → MTPLRAFVALTLLAATASAQNTKGFNYDEDKVPAYTLPDPLTCLDGSKVTTVEQWKSKRRPELLKLFAELEYGKTPAGAFPGMTFTVANVDENALGGKAVRKEVVVNFTGKAGDPTMTILLFTPKTKAKAPCFLGLNFKGNHATHPDAGITLNTNWMRSAPKGDPSVKDHRATEASRGVAASRWPFEMAIDRGYAVATIYYGDIDPDVDDGFQNGVHPLFYKAGQTKPAVDEWGSIGAWAWGLSRALDYLETDPQIDAKRVAVLGHSRLGKTSLWAGAQDERFALVISNDSGACGAALSKRIFGETWKRINDSFPHWLCDNALQFNDKEAELPFDQHELIALMAPRPVYVASATEDQWADPHGEYLAALNTGPVYQLFGLTGLGTDSEALPPADSAVQKGHIGYHLRTGKHDINAYDWEQYLNFADKHLK, encoded by the coding sequence ATGACGCCCCTCCGTGCTTTTGTCGCATTGACCCTGCTCGCTGCGACCGCCAGCGCCCAGAACACTAAAGGATTCAACTACGACGAGGACAAGGTTCCGGCCTATACGCTTCCGGATCCGCTGACCTGCCTGGACGGGTCGAAAGTCACGACGGTCGAGCAGTGGAAATCGAAACGCCGCCCCGAACTCCTCAAGCTGTTCGCCGAGCTCGAATACGGCAAGACACCGGCCGGAGCATTCCCCGGCATGACCTTCACCGTCGCGAACGTCGACGAGAACGCCCTTGGCGGCAAGGCGGTTCGCAAGGAAGTCGTCGTCAACTTCACGGGGAAAGCGGGCGACCCGACAATGACGATCCTGCTGTTCACCCCGAAGACGAAGGCCAAGGCGCCCTGTTTCCTGGGCCTGAACTTCAAGGGCAACCACGCCACCCATCCCGACGCCGGCATCACTCTGAATACCAACTGGATGCGTTCGGCTCCTAAAGGCGATCCGTCGGTCAAGGACCATCGGGCGACCGAAGCCTCCCGCGGCGTCGCAGCGTCCCGCTGGCCGTTCGAGATGGCGATCGATCGGGGCTACGCCGTCGCCACGATCTATTACGGCGACATCGATCCTGATGTGGACGACGGTTTCCAGAACGGCGTCCATCCGCTGTTCTACAAGGCGGGCCAGACGAAGCCTGCAGTGGACGAATGGGGTTCGATCGGCGCCTGGGCGTGGGGGCTGAGTCGGGCGCTCGACTACCTGGAGACCGATCCGCAGATCGACGCGAAGCGCGTCGCCGTGCTGGGCCATTCACGCCTGGGAAAGACCTCCCTCTGGGCCGGCGCTCAGGACGAGCGCTTCGCACTCGTCATCTCGAACGACTCCGGCGCCTGCGGCGCGGCCCTCAGCAAGCGGATCTTCGGCGAGACCTGGAAACGCATCAACGACTCGTTTCCGCACTGGCTGTGCGACAACGCCCTCCAGTTCAACGACAAGGAGGCCGAGCTGCCGTTCGACCAGCACGAGCTCATCGCCCTGATGGCGCCGCGCCCGGTCTACGTCGCCAGCGCCACGGAAGACCAGTGGGCCGATCCGCACGGCGAATACCTCGCGGCGCTCAATACGGGCCCGGTCTACCAGCTGTTCGGCCTGACGGGTCTCGGCACCGACAGCGAAGCGCTGCCGCCGGCCGACTCCGCTGTCCAGAAGGGCCACATCGGCTACCACCTGCGGACCGGCAAGCACGACATCAACGCCTACGACTGGGAACAGTACCTGAACTTCGCCGACAAGCATCTCAAGTAG
- the csrA gene encoding carbon storage regulator CsrA encodes MLVLSRKQDEKIIIGDSITLMVVSIQGDKVRLGIEAPKHVSIHREEVYQAIQRERQTPPTAQPMQ; translated from the coding sequence ATGTTGGTGTTGAGCCGTAAGCAGGACGAGAAAATCATCATCGGCGATTCGATCACACTGATGGTGGTGTCGATCCAGGGGGACAAGGTCCGCCTCGGCATTGAAGCGCCTAAGCACGTGAGCATCCATCGCGAAGAAGTCTATCAGGCGATCCAGCGCGAGCGCCAGACGCCGCCGACAGCGCAGCCGATGCAGTGA
- a CDS encoding PAS domain-containing hybrid sensor histidine kinase/response regulator encodes MPESSLTIEALWILICATLMLLIQRGLRALDHGPLGPRRDHASEAVTQAVLQREQTMVALREAEARFRSIFENAVEGIFQTTPDGTYVIANPALAGIYGYDTPEELISGIGDISRQLYVDPERRNEFVHRIRSEGVVTDFESQVYRRDGSIIWIAETARAVVIGGAVARYEGTVVNITERKLLENLRRQKEAADAANHAKSSFLARVSHEIRTPLNGVIGMLEVLGGTGLATQQQQQVRIARQSAMSLLGLMNDLLDFSKIEAGRLELEQVPFRMRAIATEVQEAFAHVAAARQLELSSLVDDNVPEFLMGDPERVRQILVNLVNNALKFTERGSVSIHVGRERDGDGLTIRVKDTGIGIPESRRSRLFHDFMQVDASISRKYGGTGLGLAICRQLVELMNGRIDVESQVDVGSEFRVRLPLAATVAPESPAACRELMPHEIMDASPGRIENACDPVSDSDSRPATQGRLLLAEDNEINQMVAVELLRMAGWDVDVANNGVEAVASVQRSDYDAVLMDCQMPEMDGLTAAREIRLLEAAGRLPRYTRELIPIIAFTANAAPEDREQCLSAGMNAFAAKPLVMQQLLETIETVVGPARSRLRIAGRGPKASPALADVCSMLV; translated from the coding sequence ATGCCGGAATCGTCGCTGACCATCGAAGCGTTGTGGATTCTGATCTGCGCAACGCTGATGCTCCTCATCCAGCGGGGGTTGCGGGCGCTCGATCATGGACCGCTTGGCCCCCGGCGGGACCACGCGTCGGAGGCGGTCACGCAGGCAGTCCTGCAGCGAGAACAGACAATGGTCGCGCTGCGTGAAGCGGAGGCCCGCTTTCGCAGCATCTTCGAGAACGCCGTCGAAGGCATCTTCCAGACGACCCCCGACGGCACGTACGTCATCGCCAACCCGGCCCTCGCCGGGATTTACGGATACGACACTCCCGAAGAGCTGATCAGCGGCATCGGGGACATCAGCCGCCAGCTGTATGTCGATCCGGAACGACGAAACGAGTTCGTCCACCGCATCCGGTCCGAAGGAGTGGTCACTGATTTCGAGTCGCAGGTGTACCGCCGCGACGGTTCGATCATCTGGATCGCCGAGACCGCTCGCGCTGTCGTGATCGGCGGGGCCGTCGCCCGCTACGAAGGAACGGTGGTCAACATCACCGAACGAAAGCTGCTCGAGAACCTGCGGCGGCAGAAGGAGGCAGCGGATGCGGCCAACCACGCGAAGTCGTCGTTCCTGGCGCGCGTGAGCCATGAAATCCGCACACCGCTGAACGGTGTGATCGGAATGCTCGAGGTTCTCGGGGGGACCGGGCTCGCGACGCAGCAGCAACAGCAGGTGCGCATCGCGCGGCAGTCGGCGATGTCGCTGCTCGGGCTGATGAACGACCTGCTCGATTTCTCCAAGATCGAAGCGGGGCGGCTGGAACTCGAACAGGTTCCGTTCCGCATGCGCGCAATCGCCACCGAGGTCCAGGAAGCGTTTGCGCATGTGGCCGCCGCGCGGCAGCTCGAGCTGTCGTCCCTGGTGGACGACAACGTACCGGAGTTCCTGATGGGGGACCCTGAACGGGTCCGCCAGATTCTCGTCAACCTGGTCAACAACGCGCTCAAGTTCACGGAACGGGGGAGCGTGTCCATTCACGTCGGCCGCGAACGGGATGGAGACGGTCTCACGATTCGCGTGAAGGACACCGGGATCGGGATTCCGGAGTCGCGTCGCAGCCGGCTGTTTCACGACTTCATGCAGGTGGACGCCTCGATCTCGCGAAAGTACGGCGGAACGGGCCTGGGGCTTGCGATCTGCCGACAGCTCGTCGAACTGATGAACGGCCGGATCGACGTGGAAAGCCAGGTGGACGTCGGCTCGGAATTCCGCGTTCGCCTTCCGCTCGCCGCGACCGTCGCGCCGGAAAGCCCGGCGGCCTGCCGCGAACTCATGCCGCACGAGATCATGGACGCCTCGCCCGGCCGCATCGAGAACGCCTGCGACCCTGTCTCCGATTCCGACAGCCGTCCCGCGACGCAGGGACGGTTGCTCCTTGCCGAAGACAATGAAATCAACCAGATGGTCGCGGTTGAACTGCTGAGGATGGCGGGCTGGGACGTCGATGTGGCGAACAACGGCGTGGAGGCGGTTGCCTCCGTCCAGCGTTCGGACTACGACGCCGTCCTGATGGATTGCCAGATGCCTGAAATGGATGGTCTGACGGCAGCGCGGGAAATCCGACTGCTGGAAGCGGCCGGACGGTTGCCGCGCTACACCCGCGAGCTGATCCCGATCATCGCCTTCACGGCGAACGCCGCTCCGGAAGACCGTGAGCAGTGCCTCTCCGCCGGGATGAACGCGTTTGCGGCGAAGCCGCTGGTCATGCAGCAGCTTCTGGAAACGATTGAAACGGTCGTCGGGCCGGCTCGATCGAGGCTGCGGATTGCGGGACGCGGGCCGAAGGCGAGTCCGGCCTTGGCGGATGTGTGTTCGATGCTGGTCTAA
- a CDS encoding YkgJ family cysteine cluster protein — MAGGVFDDAPADPKDPVMTVPSDAPWYRDGLRFECTQCGNCCSGFPGFVWINDDELRAIAEHTGKSIGEIRLMHTRLYAGRLSLSEFANGDCTFFDPRTRGCSIYEARPTQCRTWPFWRSNIESPEAWERTGESCPGVNQGDFIPLEEIEMRVGQREM, encoded by the coding sequence ATGGCCGGTGGCGTCTTTGACGACGCTCCGGCCGATCCGAAGGACCCCGTGATGACCGTTCCCTCCGACGCTCCCTGGTATCGGGACGGACTCCGCTTTGAATGCACGCAGTGCGGCAACTGCTGCTCCGGGTTTCCGGGCTTTGTCTGGATCAACGACGACGAACTGCGGGCGATCGCCGAACACACCGGCAAGTCGATCGGCGAGATCCGGCTGATGCACACCCGATTATATGCCGGGCGTCTCTCGCTGTCGGAGTTCGCCAACGGCGACTGCACGTTCTTCGATCCGCGCACGCGAGGATGCTCGATCTACGAAGCCCGTCCGACGCAATGCCGCACCTGGCCTTTCTGGCGGAGCAACATCGAGTCGCCGGAAGCGTGGGAGCGGACGGGAGAATCGTGCCCCGGCGTCAATCAGGGCGATTTCATCCCGCTGGAGGAGATTGAGATGCGGGTTGGGCAGCGCGAGATGTAG
- a CDS encoding HEAT repeat domain-containing protein, protein MLRLIAAICVFGVGAAIAADPPKDSAAPASKTAGSTARFTVRDVNLYVMSSYGNSLNHRDLFKSTLPGFVGARRATAERKQLNDPSPAGLITFEGEPADNVDVLLEFTNGRFFGNWPPCPQKSKRLLWVKSKLTKEPADTPARLAENHWMTFLRNSDRLWSAAGQKSERFLLYDVELPLPAPVKVTLAEGGHGLANTSHFALHDVTVYKPEAGQWLVGTLPQLEAAPKKEKPAKDDKEKKKPDPESVFDKEEAPKDGKDKPAQAPAPAKTDDEKKPEATKDKDTPAAAAPASAAAPTPAGAPAGAAVPVATPAGAPMPAADGKPAEGEKKPDDAKVVTVPSSKEPQSKEAILATWSAHLKDLGLGPVEIEYLSKQIAGQALRTDSATIVFRLDPDQLEELFPLEVTPAPQKQIRVALVVLLDSDPDVTKRVEELVKKLGDPSYAEREAAMEALRKLGPAAKQKVQEAVNDKDAEISFRAEQLVEVLNDPTGAQPRPNE, encoded by the coding sequence ATGCTGCGACTGATTGCTGCGATTTGCGTTTTCGGCGTTGGGGCGGCCATCGCCGCCGATCCCCCTAAGGATTCCGCTGCGCCCGCCTCGAAGACTGCGGGTTCCACGGCCAGGTTCACGGTGCGCGACGTCAATCTCTACGTCATGTCGTCGTACGGCAATTCGCTCAATCACCGCGATCTCTTCAAGTCGACTCTCCCCGGCTTCGTCGGCGCGCGCCGCGCCACGGCCGAGCGCAAACAGCTCAACGATCCGTCGCCGGCCGGGCTCATCACCTTCGAAGGGGAACCGGCTGACAATGTCGACGTGCTGCTGGAGTTCACCAACGGCCGGTTCTTCGGCAACTGGCCTCCCTGTCCACAGAAATCGAAGCGGCTCCTGTGGGTGAAGTCGAAGCTCACGAAAGAGCCTGCCGACACGCCCGCGCGGCTCGCCGAGAACCACTGGATGACGTTCCTCCGCAACTCGGACCGGCTGTGGTCCGCGGCCGGACAGAAGAGCGAGCGATTTCTGTTGTACGACGTCGAGCTGCCGCTCCCGGCCCCGGTGAAAGTCACGCTTGCGGAGGGCGGACACGGGCTGGCGAACACCAGCCACTTTGCGCTTCACGACGTCACGGTCTACAAGCCGGAAGCCGGCCAGTGGCTGGTCGGAACACTGCCGCAGCTCGAAGCGGCTCCAAAGAAGGAGAAACCGGCCAAGGACGACAAGGAGAAAAAGAAGCCGGATCCCGAGTCCGTCTTTGACAAGGAAGAGGCGCCGAAGGACGGGAAAGACAAACCCGCCCAAGCACCCGCCCCGGCGAAGACAGACGACGAAAAGAAGCCCGAAGCGACGAAGGACAAAGACACTCCGGCAGCCGCAGCGCCGGCCTCCGCGGCGGCTCCCACCCCCGCCGGGGCTCCAGCCGGCGCGGCCGTTCCCGTCGCGACGCCCGCCGGCGCCCCGATGCCAGCCGCCGATGGCAAACCGGCGGAAGGCGAAAAGAAGCCGGACGACGCGAAGGTCGTGACTGTTCCCTCGTCGAAGGAACCGCAGTCGAAGGAGGCCATTCTCGCAACGTGGTCGGCCCACCTCAAAGACCTCGGGCTTGGGCCTGTCGAGATCGAGTACCTCTCAAAACAGATCGCAGGCCAGGCGCTCCGCACGGACAGCGCCACGATCGTCTTCCGCCTCGATCCCGACCAACTCGAAGAACTGTTCCCTCTGGAAGTCACTCCCGCGCCGCAGAAGCAGATTCGCGTCGCCCTCGTCGTGCTCCTCGATTCCGATCCGGACGTCACGAAGCGCGTCGAAGAACTCGTCAAGAAACTCGGCGACCCGAGCTATGCCGAGCGCGAGGCGGCGATGGAAGCGCTGCGCAAGCTGGGCCCGGCCGCGAAACAGAAGGTGCAGGAGGCCGTGAACGACAAGGACGCCGAAATTTCGTTCCGGGCCGAGCAGCTCGTCGAAGTTCTCAACGACCCAACGGGGGCTCAGCCGCGGCCGAACGAATAG
- a CDS encoding transketolase family protein, with protein sequence MYLGEKSGLKLGKAMRDAFGDALKEVGATNPLVCTVDGDVGNSTRTEVFAKAYPDRAVNVGIAESNMVSVAGGLAACGKIPVVASFACFLLDNAFDQIRMSVAFPDLNVKLVGSHAGISIGEDGPSQMGIEDVGLACSLPGVVVIVPSDAATTRAATQAMIEHKGPTYLRVCRQKVADIHAADVKFKIGKSIQVRDGKDCTIIANGLMVACALDAAKALEAEGVQCRVIDMHTIKPLDVDAIAKAAKETGCIVVAEEHLPHGGLGSVVAQAVVESKPVPMEFVNIGDRYAESGDPDGLLVKYGLTPEKVAEAVKKAVKRK encoded by the coding sequence ATGTATCTCGGTGAAAAAAGCGGATTGAAGCTCGGCAAAGCGATGCGCGACGCCTTTGGCGACGCCCTCAAGGAAGTCGGCGCGACCAATCCGCTCGTCTGCACGGTCGACGGCGACGTCGGAAACAGCACCCGCACCGAGGTGTTTGCGAAGGCCTATCCGGACCGGGCGGTCAACGTCGGCATCGCCGAAAGCAACATGGTCAGCGTCGCCGGCGGTCTGGCGGCGTGCGGGAAGATTCCGGTTGTCGCCAGCTTCGCCTGCTTCCTCCTGGACAACGCCTTCGACCAGATCCGCATGTCGGTCGCGTTTCCCGACCTGAACGTGAAACTCGTCGGCTCGCACGCCGGCATTTCGATCGGCGAAGACGGTCCTTCGCAGATGGGCATTGAAGACGTCGGCCTGGCCTGCTCGCTGCCGGGCGTGGTGGTGATCGTCCCCTCGGACGCCGCCACGACCAGGGCTGCCACCCAGGCGATGATCGAACACAAAGGCCCGACCTACCTGCGCGTCTGTCGGCAGAAAGTCGCCGACATCCACGCCGCGGATGTGAAGTTCAAGATCGGCAAGTCGATCCAGGTCCGCGACGGCAAGGACTGCACGATCATCGCCAACGGCCTGATGGTCGCCTGCGCTCTCGATGCGGCGAAGGCCCTCGAGGCCGAAGGCGTGCAGTGCCGCGTGATCGACATGCACACCATCAAGCCGCTGGATGTGGACGCGATCGCGAAGGCCGCGAAGGAGACGGGCTGCATCGTGGTGGCCGAAGAGCACCTGCCGCACGGCGGGCTCGGATCGGTGGTCGCCCAGGCCGTCGTCGAGTCGAAGCCGGTGCCGATGGAATTTGTGAACATCGGCGACCGTTATGCCGAATCAGGAGACCCGGACGGCCTCCTCGTGAAGTACGGCCTGACGCCTGAGAAAGTCGCCGAGGCGGTGAAGAAGGCCGTCAAGCGCAAGTAA
- a CDS encoding VIT and vWA domain-containing protein, whose protein sequence is MFRRLLALVALLAASATAPVMAQGFLMIPDRPMPLPRPIPRPSPTPPANYAIKELSVDARITDQVARIQVTQTFVNHGSTQIEAQFVFPLPYDGAIDKLTLLVDGKEFPAQLLSREEARKKYEAIVRSNRDPALLEWMGQGMFQTSVFPIPAGAERKVVLEYKQLLRKSQSLTELLYPLSTAKFTSKPLEKLNLRIAVDSNVDIRNVYSPSHPVNVERPDNRRAVITYTRTGDVPTTDFRLFYDVQPGQLGTSVLTYRPNEKEDGYFLLLTTPQLPVGDAPPAAKTIVFVVDRSGSMAGKKIEQARQALKSVLNNLREGDTLNIVSYEGAVESFRPELEKFTDATRKAALAYADGLYAGGGTNIHDALTTALKPLTDTSRPSYLLFLTDGLPTVGETNESKIAAAVKAANRAHVRLLNFGVGYDVNSRLLDRLARENSGASEYVRPEDDIEVAVSRVFSRISSPVLTNVDVQFQFDGPWSGPNPITRMYPGSGFDLFAGEQVVIVGRYRRFGAAKVILSGAIGPDHKVFDFPADFIEKSGDQTLAFVEKLWATRRIGELIDQLDLNGHNQELVNELVALSTKHGILTPYTSFLADESVRPDVASLSNQARTTRELELLVRSPEGKAGVAQRFGKNALREANGAPAASKPAPADGLPGAATYFSVDDKQVVASTVRNLGNQALYKRGRVVVTPDTANLDVEKDAASITTVDRYSSEYFAIVSANSPEENQILANQASDEDLLVRLRGKAYLIK, encoded by the coding sequence ATGTTCCGTCGTCTGCTGGCATTGGTGGCTCTCCTCGCGGCCTCAGCGACCGCTCCCGTGATGGCCCAGGGGTTCCTGATGATCCCCGATCGGCCCATGCCTCTTCCCCGGCCGATTCCGCGCCCGTCCCCAACGCCGCCGGCGAACTACGCCATTAAGGAACTGTCGGTCGACGCCCGGATCACCGACCAGGTCGCCCGCATCCAGGTGACGCAAACCTTTGTGAACCACGGCTCAACTCAGATCGAAGCCCAGTTCGTGTTCCCCCTCCCCTATGACGGGGCAATCGACAAACTGACGCTCCTTGTCGATGGCAAAGAGTTTCCGGCCCAGCTGCTTTCGCGGGAAGAAGCCCGCAAGAAGTACGAGGCGATCGTCCGATCGAATCGTGATCCGGCCCTCCTGGAATGGATGGGCCAGGGCATGTTTCAGACGAGCGTCTTTCCGATTCCCGCCGGGGCGGAACGTAAGGTCGTCCTCGAGTACAAGCAGCTGCTCCGCAAATCGCAGTCGCTGACTGAGCTGCTCTACCCGCTCAGCACGGCGAAATTCACGTCGAAGCCGCTCGAGAAGCTCAACCTCCGCATCGCCGTCGACAGCAACGTCGACATCCGCAACGTCTACAGCCCAAGCCATCCGGTCAACGTAGAGCGGCCCGACAACCGCCGCGCCGTGATCACCTACACCCGCACGGGGGACGTCCCCACGACGGACTTCCGGCTGTTCTACGACGTCCAGCCGGGACAGCTGGGAACGAGCGTGCTGACGTACCGGCCCAACGAAAAGGAGGATGGCTATTTCCTGTTGCTGACGACGCCGCAGCTTCCCGTGGGCGACGCGCCGCCGGCCGCCAAGACGATCGTGTTTGTGGTCGACCGCAGTGGAAGCATGGCGGGCAAGAAGATCGAGCAGGCGCGGCAGGCCCTGAAATCGGTCCTCAACAATCTGCGTGAGGGGGACACGCTCAACATCGTCTCCTACGAAGGGGCGGTCGAGTCGTTCCGGCCCGAGCTGGAAAAGTTCACAGACGCCACGCGCAAGGCCGCTCTCGCGTATGCCGACGGTCTCTACGCCGGCGGGGGGACGAACATTCATGACGCGCTCACGACGGCCCTGAAACCGCTGACCGACACGTCGCGCCCCTCGTATCTGCTGTTCCTGACCGACGGCCTGCCGACCGTGGGAGAAACCAACGAATCGAAGATTGCCGCGGCGGTAAAAGCCGCCAACCGGGCCCACGTCCGGCTGCTCAACTTCGGGGTGGGATACGACGTCAACAGCCGGCTTCTCGATCGGCTCGCCCGCGAAAACTCAGGGGCGAGCGAATACGTCCGGCCCGAAGACGACATTGAAGTCGCTGTGAGCCGCGTGTTCAGCCGGATCAGCTCGCCCGTACTGACGAACGTCGACGTCCAGTTCCAGTTCGATGGACCGTGGTCGGGGCCGAACCCGATCACGCGCATGTATCCCGGATCGGGTTTCGACCTGTTCGCCGGCGAGCAGGTCGTCATCGTCGGACGATACCGGCGGTTCGGCGCGGCGAAAGTGATCCTCTCAGGGGCGATCGGGCCCGATCACAAGGTGTTCGACTTCCCGGCCGACTTCATCGAGAAGAGCGGCGACCAGACGCTGGCGTTCGTCGAGAAGCTGTGGGCCACCCGGCGGATCGGGGAACTGATCGACCAGCTCGACCTCAACGGGCACAACCAGGAACTGGTCAACGAACTCGTGGCGCTCTCCACGAAGCATGGCATCCTGACGCCCTACACGTCGTTCCTGGCCGATGAGTCAGTCCGTCCCGACGTGGCGTCCCTGTCGAACCAGGCCCGGACGACCAGGGAACTGGAACTGCTGGTGCGGAGCCCCGAAGGCAAGGCCGGCGTCGCCCAGCGGTTCGGCAAGAACGCGCTGAGGGAGGCGAATGGCGCCCCGGCCGCGTCAAAGCCCGCTCCGGCCGACGGACTGCCGGGGGCGGCGACGTATTTCAGTGTCGACGACAAGCAGGTGGTGGCTTCGACGGTGCGGAACCTGGGAAACCAGGCCCTGTACAAACGGGGGCGGGTCGTGGTGACACCGGACACGGCGAACCTCGACGTCGAGAAAGACGCGGCCAGCATTACGACCGTCGACCGCTACTCGAGCGAATACTTCGCGATCGTCTCGGCCAACTCGCCCGAGGAGAACCAGATCCTCGCCAACCAGGCGTCGGATGAAGACCTGCTCGTGCGGCTCCGCGGAAAGGCTTACCTGATCAAGTAG